CCGCTCGGCCCGCTGGCGGTCCTGCTCGGCGGAGACCCGGTCACGGTTCACCTGCCGGTTCTGCGCGAGCAGGATCAGCGGGGAGGAGTAGGACGCCTGCAGCGAGAGCATGAGCGTCAGCGCCGTGAAGCCCAGCGCCGCCGAGTCGAACCGCAGCGGCACCGGAGCCAGGGTGTTCCACAGCATCCACACCGCGCAGAAGATCGTCAGGTAGATGAGGAAGCGCGGCGTGCCGAGAAAGCGGGCCACGCCCTCCGAGAGACGGCCGAACCGGTCCGGGTCCTTGGAGCGGCGGTGGAACCAGCGGCGCCTGGCCTCCAGCGGGGTGTCGAGGCGCTCAGCCATGGGCGCTCCTGGTCATCGCCTCATCGGTGACGTCCTCGTCGGCGTCGCGCCAGTCGTCGGGCAGGAGGTGGTCGAGGACGTCGTCGACCGAGACGGCGCCGAGCAGGCGGCCGCCCTCGTCCACCACCGGCAGGGCGGTGAGGTTGTAGGTCGCCAGCAGGCGGGTCACCTTGCCGATCTTGTCCTCGGGCGCCAGCGCCTCGACATCCTTGTCCATCAGCGAGCCGATGAGCTGGTGCGGGGGCTCGCGCAGCGCGTGCTGCAGGTGGACCACGCCCAGCAGCTTCCCGGTCGGGGTCTCCAACGGCGGGCGCACCACGAACACCATCGCCGCGAGCGCCGGCGTGACGTCCTCGCGGCGGGCGTGCGCGAGCGCCGTCGCCACGGTGGCCTCGGGCGGCAAGATCAGAGGCTCGGTGGTCATCAGGCCGCCGGCGGTGTGCTCGTCGTAGGCGAGCAGGCGGCGCACGTCCTCGGCCTCGTCCGGCTCCATGCGCTCCAGCAGCAGGCTGGCGGTCTGGCTGGGCAGCTCAGAGATGAGGTCCGCGGCGTCGTCGGGCTGCATGGCGTCAAGCACGTCGGCCGCCCGCTCCAGGTCCAGGCCGGAGACGATCGAGACCCGGTCCTCGTCGCCGAGCTCCTCGAGCACGTCCGCGAGGCGCTCGTCGTCGAGCGCGGCGGCCACCTCCAGCCGGCGGGCGTCAGGCAGATCGCGCAGCACGTCGGCGATGTCCGCTGGCTTGAAGTCCTCGAGGGTGGCCAGCAGGGCGGTCGCCCCCTGCTGGGCGGGAGAGAGTCCCAGCCCGGTGATGTCCTCGATGTCGACCACGCGTGCCTCGCCGCGCCGCAGGCCGAGGCCGGTGCGGCCACTCGCGCGGCGCACGAACAGCTTGGTGACGTGCCAGTCGCGGTTGCGCTGCTGCTCGATGGCGAGGTCCTCCACGACGGCTGCGGTGCCGCCGTCGCGCAGCGTGACCTGCCGGTCCAGCAGCTCGGCCACCACGAGGGTCTCGGTCGCCCGCCGCTGGAAGCGGCGGATGTTGACGAGGCCGGTGGTGATCACGGCGCCGCCGTCGATGCTGGTCACCCGGGTGAGGGGGAGGAAGACGCGGCGCTTGCCCGGCACCTCGACGACCAGCCCGACGGCGCGGGGGGTGCCCTTGGGCCGGATGAGGACGACGACGTCGTGCACCCGGCCCACCTGGTCGCCCAGGGGGTCGAAGACGGCGGTGCCCACCAGACGCGCGACGTAGACGCGGCTGGGCGGGGCGCTGCTCCGGGTGGTGGTGCTCACGGGCGTCAGCCTAAGGCCCCCCGTGCGGCAGCCCGGTGCGGCGCCCGGGGAGCCGCCTTGGCGCCCGGAGGCCCGGGAGAGGAAGATCGGGGCATGGCCATGATGCGCAGACAGGGCGACGCCCGGGTCCCGACGATGCCCACCGGGGTGGAGATCGCCTCCTACTCGACCTACCTGGAGGCCCAGCAGGCGGTGGACCACCTCTCGGACCAGGCGTTCGAGGTGCGGCAGGTGACGATCGTCGGCACCGACCTGCGCCTTGTCGAGCGCATCACGGGCCGGCTGACCTACGCCCGGGTGGCCGGGGCCGGCGCGATGAGCGGTGCGTGGTTCGGGCTGATGATCACGGTCGTGTACTGGCTGTTCATGCCCGACGGCTCGACCTTCCCGCTGCTGGCCGGCCTCCTCATCGGCGCCGCCTTCGGCATCCTGTTCGCCGTGGTCTCCTACTCGCTGACCGGCGGCAAGCGCGACTTCACGTCCGCGAGCCAGGTGGTCGCCTCGCGCTACTCCCTCGTGTGCGCGCCCGAGCACGCCGGCGAGGCCCGCCAGCTCCTGACGGCCGCCGGCCGCGGCGGGCGGCACCGGACCACCCCGCCCACCGGTCAGCAGGTCCCGCCCGTCCGGCTGCCGGACAACCCCTACGCGGCGCCTGGCGCGGCTGGTGCGCCCTCGGGAGAACCGCGGACCGTGCCGGCACCGGCCGGAGAGCGGCCCGCTGATCGGCCCGGTGTGCCGGGCGCGAGCGCGGCGGCGCCGGCCGACGGGCGGCCCCGGTACGGTCTGCGGCTGGAGGACCTCGAGGACCCGGCCCCGCCGCCCGCCGGTGGGGGCGACGACGACCGCCCGGCCAGGGCGGGCGAGGACGCGGACCGCTGAGCGTGACGATCCCGGTCGGGCTGTCGACCTCCTCGGTGTACCCCGGCGGCGTCGAGGAGACGTTCGCCCTCGCGCAGGACCTCGGCTACGACGGTGTCGAGGTGATGGTGCTGCGGGACCCGGACAGTCAGGACGCCATCCGCCTGCGGCACCTGCGCGAGGAGTTCGGCCTGCCGGTGCTGGCCATCCACGCGCCCACGCTCCTGCTCACCCAGGGGGTGTGGGGCAAGGACCCCTGGGACAAGATCGACCGGTCCACCGAGCTGGCCCACGCCGTCGGCGCCGACGTGGTGGTCGTGCACCCGCCGTTCCGGTGGCAACGGGGCTATGCCGAACACTTCGTCGGCGCCATCGCCGAGCGCGAACGCCTC
This window of the Georgenia yuyongxinii genome carries:
- a CDS encoding DUF1003 domain-containing protein; translation: MAERLDTPLEARRRWFHRRSKDPDRFGRLSEGVARFLGTPRFLIYLTIFCAVWMLWNTLAPVPLRFDSAALGFTALTLMLSLQASYSSPLILLAQNRQVNRDRVSAEQDRQRAERNLADTEYVARELAALRLALNDVATRDFVRSELRGLLEDIVEEREERIRDLERDLAGMQEDRAREQDHGQGP
- a CDS encoding general stress protein, coding for MAMMRRQGDARVPTMPTGVEIASYSTYLEAQQAVDHLSDQAFEVRQVTIVGTDLRLVERITGRLTYARVAGAGAMSGAWFGLMITVVYWLFMPDGSTFPLLAGLLIGAAFGILFAVVSYSLTGGKRDFTSASQVVASRYSLVCAPEHAGEARQLLTAAGRGGRHRTTPPTGQQVPPVRLPDNPYAAPGAAGAPSGEPRTVPAPAGERPADRPGVPGASAAAPADGRPRYGLRLEDLEDPAPPPAGGGDDDRPARAGEDADR
- a CDS encoding magnesium transporter MgtE N-terminal domain-containing protein produces the protein MSTTTRSSAPPSRVYVARLVGTAVFDPLGDQVGRVHDVVVLIRPKGTPRAVGLVVEVPGKRRVFLPLTRVTSIDGGAVITTGLVNIRRFQRRATETLVVAELLDRQVTLRDGGTAAVVEDLAIEQQRNRDWHVTKLFVRRASGRTGLGLRRGEARVVDIEDITGLGLSPAQQGATALLATLEDFKPADIADVLRDLPDARRLEVAAALDDERLADVLEELGDEDRVSIVSGLDLERAADVLDAMQPDDAADLISELPSQTASLLLERMEPDEAEDVRRLLAYDEHTAGGLMTTEPLILPPEATVATALAHARREDVTPALAAMVFVVRPPLETPTGKLLGVVHLQHALREPPHQLIGSLMDKDVEALAPEDKIGKVTRLLATYNLTALPVVDEGGRLLGAVSVDDVLDHLLPDDWRDADEDVTDEAMTRSAHG